A stretch of the Myxosarcina sp. GI1 genome encodes the following:
- a CDS encoding isoprenyl transferase yields the protein MTAQLLSTLPNKTELKILPRHVAVIMDGNGRWAKAKGLPRIEGHRRGANTLKETLRYCKDLGIETLTAYAFSTENWGRPHTEVSFLMALFEKLLRKELKEMHQEGVRINFIGDLTILPQSLQREMQHSMEVTKNNNNVHFNVAINYGSRHEMVKACRAISEKVRQGKLDPETIDEDTISNYLYTAASPDPDLLIRTSGEMRLSNFLLWQLAYTEIYVTDIFWPDFDRQQFDRALRAYQKRDRRYGKVL from the coding sequence ATGACAGCGCAATTATTATCTACTTTACCAAACAAGACCGAATTAAAAATTTTACCCAGGCACGTAGCTGTAATTATGGATGGCAATGGTCGTTGGGCAAAAGCAAAGGGCTTGCCCAGAATTGAAGGGCATCGCCGAGGAGCAAATACTCTTAAGGAAACGCTGCGCTACTGTAAGGATTTAGGAATAGAAACTCTAACCGCTTACGCTTTTTCTACCGAAAACTGGGGTCGTCCTCATACAGAAGTAAGTTTTTTGATGGCATTATTTGAAAAACTGTTACGCAAAGAACTCAAAGAAATGCACCAAGAGGGAGTTCGGATTAACTTTATTGGTGATTTAACCATTTTGCCTCAGTCTTTGCAGCGAGAAATGCAGCACTCAATGGAAGTAACCAAAAACAACAATAATGTACATTTTAATGTGGCAATTAATTATGGTAGCCGTCACGAAATGGTTAAAGCCTGTCGGGCTATCTCTGAAAAAGTAAGACAGGGAAAGTTAGATCCAGAAACGATTGATGAAGATACGATTTCTAACTATCTTTATACTGCCGCCAGTCCCGATCCCGATTTACTAATTCGTACCAGTGGCGAAATGCGTTTGAGCAATTTTTTGTTGTGGCAGTTGGCTTATACAGAAATATACGTTACCGACATTTTTTGGCCCGACTTCGATCGCCAGCAGTTCGATCGCGCATTAAGAGCTTATCAAAAACGCGATCGCCGTTATGGTAAAGTTTTATAG
- a CDS encoding ketopantoate reductase family protein, with protein sequence MNKIMVVGIGSIGTLIGASLVKAGVEVTFAGRDRSSYTKQIKQFGLFLFNSRGEKTQILPNTKKVRFVDITEKLEEVFEIIVVAVKSNCLAAVAPYIHAHSDCNSIIFHAQNGIPYWWFADNNYLSDLNPSLLARIGSRPYLHSVDPDGEIMALLGDRHLVGCVVKAPCSKTPWGRVEVKKSPKMSVGLVTPQQSYFQKSTVEQLCQLLSNNGLTTTYHENIRTEVGQKLAINLATNVLSALTDCAIAELTANAYVNNAIGIIVAELRQIFLIYGIKKADLPSEAKVYAYITEPGSQRHLPSLAQDFARRRQGEISLITAPVEMAEIAGIKTPTLDSLAVLLQFGQSYALNRASSKFNILTFDPAFGYCVLTDEACQSPALDKSKISALLARLIQINVSALEQNVA encoded by the coding sequence ATGAACAAAATCATGGTTGTAGGAATTGGTTCTATCGGAACTTTGATCGGCGCATCTTTAGTTAAAGCTGGAGTAGAAGTAACTTTTGCAGGTCGCGATCGTAGTAGCTACACCAAACAAATTAAACAATTCGGTTTGTTTTTATTTAACTCTCGTGGCGAAAAAACGCAAATTTTACCTAATACCAAAAAAGTTCGTTTTGTCGATATAACAGAAAAGTTAGAAGAAGTATTTGAAATTATTGTTGTCGCCGTTAAAAGCAATTGCTTGGCAGCAGTCGCACCCTACATACACGCTCACTCCGATTGCAACTCCATCATTTTTCATGCTCAAAACGGCATTCCCTATTGGTGGTTTGCCGACAATAATTATCTGTCTGATTTAAATCCTAGTTTGCTCGCTCGAATTGGCTCTCGTCCTTATCTTCATAGTGTCGATCCCGATGGTGAAATTATGGCTTTACTTGGCGACCGTCATTTAGTTGGTTGCGTGGTCAAAGCTCCCTGTAGTAAGACTCCTTGGGGACGAGTCGAGGTAAAAAAAAGTCCTAAAATGTCTGTCGGTTTGGTAACACCGCAACAGTCTTATTTTCAAAAATCGACTGTCGAACAGTTATGCCAGCTTCTTAGCAATAATGGCTTGACAACTACCTACCACGAAAACATTCGTACTGAAGTAGGTCAAAAACTAGCAATTAATCTTGCTACTAATGTACTTTCGGCATTAACTGATTGTGCGATCGCCGAATTGACCGCTAATGCTTATGTCAATAATGCGATCGGTATTATTGTGGCAGAATTACGGCAAATTTTTCTTATTTATGGCATTAAAAAAGCCGATTTACCTTCGGAAGCAAAAGTTTATGCCTATATCACCGAGCCAGGAAGCCAAAGACATCTTCCTTCTTTAGCCCAAGATTTTGCTCGCAGACGACAGGGAGAAATCAGTCTGATTACCGCGCCTGTAGAAATGGCAGAAATAGCGGGTATTAAAACTCCAACTCTCGATAGTCTGGCAGTATTACTGCAATTCGGGCAAAGTTATGCGCTTAATAGAGCCAGTAGTAAATTTAATATTCTTACTTTCGATCCTGCCTTTGGTTATTGTGTGCTTACCGATGAAGCTTGTCAGAGTCCAGCTTTAGATAAAAGTAAAATTTCGGCTTTACTCGCTCGTCTGATTCAGATCAATGTGTCTGCTTTAGAGCAGAACGTAGCTTGA
- a CDS encoding DASS family sodium-coupled anion symporter, whose product MLDGKEKSSQVSKAKLQSNYRFRDRQLIATLLPILLGAIIWFAPVPNNVDVRAWHLLAIFLATVSGFIIKPLPIGVVALIALVTCVTTNTLELESALSGFSSTTSWLTLSSFLIARGIIKTGLATRIAYWFTIAIGKNTLLLSYGLLATDLVLAPAIPSGNARAGGVIFPVVRSLASVYESEPSRGTANRIGTFLMQTGYQGTQITTAMFLTAMVANPFMAEFAGEMGIKLDWMTWAVAASVPGGISLAIMPLVVYFCSPPEIKQTPEAASLARTKLTEMGRVKLSEWSMMAILVFLLSLWTFGSKWLAIESATTAILGVMLLLLAGVLTWDDVVSERQAWDIFIWFSILLMLATNLYRLNLIVWATQSLANAIDNLPGQLAFVLLSLVSFYSNYFFASKAAFTSAMYPALLPIALSFGTPPFYAALILACSMNLSGCLTHYATAEAPIYYGAGYIKAATWCRVGLILSLIYLPVWLVIGGIWWRVLGLF is encoded by the coding sequence ATGCTAGATGGCAAAGAGAAGTCTAGTCAGGTTTCAAAAGCCAAACTTCAATCGAATTACCGTTTCCGCGATCGACAGCTAATTGCCACTTTACTACCAATTTTACTGGGAGCTATTATTTGGTTTGCTCCCGTTCCTAATAATGTCGATGTCCGAGCCTGGCATTTACTGGCAATTTTTTTAGCAACTGTCAGCGGTTTTATTATCAAACCCCTACCAATTGGCGTAGTAGCCCTTATTGCTTTAGTCACCTGCGTAACTACCAATACCCTGGAACTTGAAAGTGCATTAAGTGGTTTTAGTAGCACTACTTCCTGGCTGACGCTAAGTTCGTTTCTGATTGCCAGAGGGATTATTAAAACAGGTCTGGCGACTCGTATTGCCTATTGGTTTACAATCGCTATAGGTAAAAATACGCTGCTGTTGAGTTATGGTTTGTTAGCTACGGATTTAGTTCTCGCTCCTGCTATTCCTAGCGGTAATGCCAGGGCTGGTGGCGTAATTTTTCCCGTAGTCAGATCTTTAGCTAGTGTCTATGAAAGCGAACCCAGTCGGGGTACGGCTAATCGTATCGGCACGTTTTTGATGCAGACTGGCTATCAAGGTACTCAAATTACTACAGCAATGTTTCTTACGGCAATGGTAGCCAATCCCTTTATGGCTGAATTTGCTGGTGAGATGGGAATTAAACTTGACTGGATGACTTGGGCAGTGGCAGCTAGCGTTCCTGGAGGAATCAGTCTGGCGATTATGCCGTTAGTTGTGTATTTTTGCTCTCCCCCTGAGATTAAGCAAACTCCTGAAGCCGCAAGCTTGGCAAGAACTAAGTTAACCGAAATGGGTAGAGTAAAACTAAGCGAATGGTCGATGATGGCTATTTTAGTTTTTTTACTATCGCTGTGGACTTTCGGGAGTAAATGGCTGGCAATTGAAAGTGCGACTACTGCTATTTTAGGAGTGATGTTATTATTGCTAGCTGGAGTTTTAACCTGGGATGATGTGGTTTCCGAACGCCAAGCTTGGGATATTTTTATTTGGTTTTCAATTTTGCTGATGTTGGCAACCAATCTCTATCGACTGAATTTGATTGTTTGGGCAACACAATCTTTAGCTAATGCGATCGATAATTTACCAGGACAACTAGCTTTTGTATTATTGAGTTTAGTTAGTTTTTACAGTAACTATTTTTTTGCCAGCAAGGCAGCTTTTACCAGTGCGATGTATCCTGCTTTATTACCGATCGCCCTTTCTTTTGGTACTCCACCTTTTTATGCCGCTTTGATTTTAGCTTGTTCGATGAATTTATCTGGTTGTTTGACTCATTATGCCACTGCCGAAGCACCAATTTATTATGGTGCTGGTTATATCAAAGCTGCTACCTGGTGCAGAGTCGGTTTAATTCTGAGTCTAATTTATTTACCAGTTTGGCTAGTTATTGGCGGTATCTGGTGGCGCGTTCTAGGTTTATTTTAA
- a CDS encoding ABC transporter substrate-binding protein has product MLHKLKVDRKNIVLFVYVVILCLLGPLIIVINQNSNKLTEQFKQQNDKPKQSLATRMSSGDRLLITADINPVKQSAVQAYASQDYQTAVEQFQASLKINSNDPEALIYWNNSLAKLQGETVKLATSVPIGGNLDVAKEILRGVAQAQTQINRNGGINGKLVEVTIANDDNVPEIAKQIATELVKDESILAVIGHNDSNASVAAAPIYQAGELVMITPTSSAENLPNLGSYIFRATPNTRALAEPLAEYASDIARKKDIAVCADSQSEVSQSFQKEFTWAIYSRGGSINPIECDFSAANFNPSQIPSEAISAGADALLLAPSVRSVNRAIEVARANQERLTLLGNHSLNTYQTLQEGQKEVNSMVLSVAWDAKSNTNNAFALDAQKLWGGAVNWRTAMAYDATQIAVAAIKPGNTRQQVQMVLSDPQFVTEGATELIQFLPSGDRNMKGTLVKVEPGTRSGTGYDFVLLQPPTQALK; this is encoded by the coding sequence ATGTTGCACAAGTTAAAGGTCGATCGCAAGAATATTGTTTTGTTCGTTTACGTAGTAATACTATGTTTGTTGGGACCTTTGATAATAGTAATCAATCAGAATAGTAACAAGTTAACAGAGCAATTTAAGCAACAGAACGATAAGCCCAAACAATCTCTAGCTACCAGAATGAGTAGTGGCGATCGCCTTTTAATTACAGCAGACATTAATCCTGTCAAGCAATCTGCAGTTCAAGCTTATGCCTCCCAAGACTATCAAACGGCAGTAGAACAGTTTCAGGCTTCCCTAAAAATTAATTCTAACGATCCCGAAGCCTTAATTTATTGGAATAATTCCCTTGCCAAACTCCAAGGTGAAACAGTCAAACTTGCTACCAGCGTGCCAATTGGTGGCAATTTGGATGTAGCCAAAGAAATACTGCGGGGTGTAGCTCAAGCTCAAACCCAAATCAATCGTAATGGCGGCATCAATGGCAAATTAGTAGAAGTAACAATAGCCAATGATGACAATGTTCCAGAAATTGCCAAACAAATCGCTACAGAACTGGTTAAAGATGAAAGCATTTTGGCAGTAATCGGACATAATGACAGCAATGCTTCTGTTGCTGCCGCACCCATCTATCAAGCAGGAGAGTTGGTAATGATTACGCCGACTAGCTCGGCAGAAAATTTACCAAACCTTGGTAGTTATATTTTCCGCGCCACTCCCAATACGAGAGCCTTAGCAGAGCCGCTGGCTGAATATGCGAGCGATATCGCTCGCAAAAAAGATATTGCCGTTTGTGCCGATTCTCAATCGGAAGTAAGCCAATCGTTTCAAAAAGAGTTTACCTGGGCAATTTACAGTCGTGGTGGTAGTATAAATCCCATCGAATGCGATTTTTCGGCAGCAAATTTCAATCCCAGTCAAATTCCCTCTGAGGCAATTAGTGCTGGTGCCGATGCTTTGCTGCTCGCGCCATCGGTTCGCAGCGTCAATCGAGCAATTGAAGTGGCTAGAGCCAACCAGGAAAGACTGACTTTGCTCGGCAATCACTCTCTCAACACCTATCAAACCCTGCAAGAGGGACAAAAAGAAGTAAATAGTATGGTGTTGTCTGTAGCCTGGGATGCTAAATCGAATACCAATAACGCTTTTGCTCTAGATGCCCAAAAACTTTGGGGAGGAGCGGTAAACTGGCGTACGGCAATGGCTTATGACGCGACACAAATAGCAGTTGCAGCGATAAAGCCAGGTAACACTCGCCAACAGGTACAAATGGTATTGAGCGATCCGCAGTTTGTAACTGAGGGAGCGACAGAATTAATTCAATTTCTACCTTCTGGCGATCGCAACATGAAAGGCACGTTAGTTAAAGTCGAGCCAGGAACGCGATCGGGTACTGGCTATGATTTTGTCTTGCTCCAACCACCCACGCAAGCTTTAAAATAA
- a CDS encoding MgtC/SapB family protein, which yields MNWIEFLIRSVVAFILGMGIGIERQWLKTRSVLKTNVLVTLGAAMFVMLSVMTPGDASPTRIAAQVVSGIGFLGGGVILREGASVRGINTAATLWCAAAIGSLVGAGFLVQAYFGTLAVVGANLMLRPMVQVFQKKIDRQLDLSHTNNGTIETKSDSNSKQFLETDNERYGFDEKPALMMLQSRHSYRCRFTCHPQDESKVLSKLWEFLLESEAIDLNSIKSHQLQSQPQRVEILVNFQILEIKENFNLIGSLANILQAIVTHDSLDWEFSKEKAEYTSKY from the coding sequence ATGAACTGGATAGAATTTTTGATTCGCTCGGTCGTTGCTTTTATCCTGGGAATGGGAATAGGTATTGAAAGACAATGGCTTAAAACCAGGTCTGTCCTAAAAACCAATGTGTTAGTAACTTTGGGTGCAGCTATGTTTGTCATGCTGTCGGTAATGACTCCTGGAGATGCTAGTCCTACTCGTATTGCCGCGCAGGTGGTTTCTGGGATCGGTTTTCTTGGTGGAGGAGTGATTTTACGCGAAGGTGCTAGCGTACGCGGAATCAACACCGCAGCTACGCTTTGGTGTGCGGCGGCTATTGGCTCTTTAGTTGGTGCTGGTTTTTTGGTTCAAGCTTACTTTGGTACTCTGGCAGTTGTTGGGGCAAATTTAATGTTACGACCTATGGTACAGGTGTTTCAAAAAAAAATCGATCGCCAACTAGATCTTTCCCATACTAACAATGGGACAATTGAAACTAAAAGCGATTCTAATTCTAAACAATTTCTGGAAACGGATAACGAAAGATACGGTTTTGATGAAAAGCCAGCATTAATGATGTTGCAATCGCGCCATAGCTATCGATGTCGTTTTACTTGTCATCCTCAAGATGAAAGCAAAGTATTGTCTAAGTTGTGGGAGTTTTTGCTAGAGTCAGAAGCGATCGATTTGAACTCTATTAAAAGTCATCAACTTCAAAGCCAACCGCAACGCGTAGAGATATTAGTAAATTTTCAGATACTAGAAATCAAAGAAAACTTCAATTTAATTGGTTCGCTGGCTAATATTTTGCAAGCAATAGTAACTCATGATTCTCTCGATTGGGAATTTTCTAAAGAAAAGGCAGAATATACTTCTAAGTATTAA
- a CDS encoding GTPase family protein, whose amino-acid sequence MIRLKPWQLAILALPIATIVIFLLVAAGWQIHRWGINWIWGIVILIFAVWRWLLAKWTKPPLAELEATIEEAERELTTDTENSLKAGSNTEAANQVRTALQQVIAATKDDPPIWEDWQLFWQRCQELVTKVSQAYHPEVKRPLLNIYIPQAYGLIRGTVDDTDRLMQKLTPVLERVSIGQAYEAYEVYRKLEPSARKLGKVFNWSQWLLNPVAAVAKRASKYSNVQANQQLVANLGQLIRETALKNLCQQAIALYGKETITLPEVVSEPTLPKAKTKTLKEIIETAEPVEAVERKPVSILLVGRTGAGKSSVINTLFRAEKAEVDVLPSTDRIQNYRWMSDSKETLNLWDTPGYEQVNGAELKQEVLEYASTADLLLLVTPALDPALQMDVDFIAELKETVADLPAIAIVTQVDRLRPIREWNPPYSWQQGDRPKEKSIREATQYRAELLGDICQPILPLVTADKGSDRNPWNVEALSTEILKAIDPAKQLRLARFMRDRETRSKEAARIIDRYTRQMSTTQGLTALLKSPILQFISTMTTGNPALAYALAEQIPVEQLPLVIGKLQMAYDLFGLLSNEPNLRNFDLLSLWSLLLENEAAPDRNAWAFGHALVEYWTKNLSVDRLRQRYQYYLEEARSS is encoded by the coding sequence ATGATTCGCCTCAAACCTTGGCAGTTAGCCATATTAGCATTACCGATCGCCACAATTGTCATTTTTTTGTTAGTCGCAGCAGGCTGGCAAATTCATCGTTGGGGAATTAACTGGATTTGGGGCATAGTAATTTTAATCTTTGCGGTTTGGCGATGGCTATTAGCAAAATGGACAAAACCCCCACTTGCCGAACTCGAAGCGACAATCGAGGAAGCCGAACGAGAACTAACTACAGATACAGAAAATTCTTTAAAAGCTGGAAGCAATACCGAGGCTGCTAACCAAGTTCGCACAGCTTTACAACAGGTAATAGCAGCTACTAAAGACGATCCTCCTATCTGGGAAGACTGGCAGCTTTTTTGGCAGCGATGCCAGGAATTGGTAACTAAGGTGTCGCAAGCCTATCATCCCGAAGTCAAACGACCCCTATTAAATATTTATATTCCTCAAGCATACGGACTGATTCGCGGTACGGTAGACGATACCGATCGCCTGATGCAAAAATTAACCCCAGTTTTAGAACGAGTTTCCATCGGACAAGCCTACGAAGCCTATGAGGTATACCGCAAGTTAGAACCATCGGCACGCAAACTAGGTAAAGTTTTTAATTGGTCGCAGTGGCTGTTAAACCCTGTTGCTGCTGTTGCCAAACGAGCCAGTAAATATTCTAATGTTCAAGCTAACCAACAGTTAGTGGCAAATTTAGGTCAGCTAATTAGAGAAACGGCTTTAAAAAATCTCTGTCAACAGGCGATCGCACTTTATGGTAAAGAAACTATAACCCTTCCCGAAGTTGTTTCCGAACCCACCTTACCTAAAGCCAAAACTAAAACCCTCAAAGAAATTATTGAAACTGCCGAACCCGTTGAAGCAGTCGAGCGAAAACCAGTCAGTATTTTGTTAGTAGGAAGAACGGGAGCGGGCAAAAGCAGCGTCATTAATACTTTATTTCGAGCCGAAAAAGCAGAGGTAGATGTTTTACCCAGTACCGATCGCATTCAAAATTATCGTTGGATGAGTGACTCTAAAGAAACTTTAAACCTGTGGGATACCCCTGGTTACGAACAAGTAAACGGTGCGGAATTAAAACAAGAAGTACTCGAATATGCCTCCACTGCCGACTTGTTATTACTCGTTACCCCCGCTCTCGATCCCGCCCTCCAGATGGATGTAGATTTTATCGCCGAACTTAAAGAGACAGTAGCAGATTTACCAGCGATCGCTATTGTTACCCAAGTCGATCGCCTGCGTCCCATCCGTGAGTGGAATCCGCCTTATAGTTGGCAACAGGGCGATCGCCCCAAAGAAAAATCGATTCGCGAAGCTACTCAATACCGCGCCGAATTACTCGGAGACATCTGCCAGCCAATTTTACCCCTCGTTACCGCAGACAAAGGTAGTGACCGTAACCCTTGGAACGTAGAAGCCTTATCGACAGAAATCTTAAAGGCGATCGACCCTGCCAAACAACTGCGTCTAGCTCGATTCATGCGCGATCGCGAAACTCGCAGTAAAGAAGCAGCCAGAATAATCGACCGCTACACCCGTCAAATGTCTACCACTCAGGGATTGACTGCTTTACTCAAAAGTCCCATACTGCAATTTATCTCCACCATGACTACAGGAAATCCAGCCTTAGCTTATGCTCTAGCAGAACAAATTCCTGTGGAACAGTTACCGTTAGTTATCGGTAAACTCCAAATGGCATACGATTTATTTGGCTTATTGAGTAATGAACCCAATCTGCGTAACTTCGATTTACTCTCTTTGTGGTCATTACTATTAGAAAACGAAGCCGCACCCGATCGCAATGCCTGGGCATTCGGTCACGCTTTGGTAGAATATTGGACTAAAAATTTGAGTGTAGATCGGCTGCGCCAGCGATACCAATATTACTTAGAGGAAGCGCGATCGAGTTAG
- a CDS encoding DUF5615 family PIN-like protein, whose product MVEKIKFHLDENVRNAIAEGLHRRGVDVTTTPEQSLIVISDEAQLKFALSQNRVVFTQDTDFLKMNQAGVTHCGIFYCSQSNKSIGEIIRGLILIWELLEPSDMFGKVEFI is encoded by the coding sequence ATGGTAGAAAAGATTAAATTTCACCTAGATGAAAATGTTAGAAATGCTATCGCCGAAGGATTACACAGAAGGGGAGTTGATGTAACTACAACTCCCGAACAATCTTTAATTGTTATCTCTGACGAAGCACAATTAAAATTTGCTCTATCTCAAAATAGAGTTGTTTTTACTCAAGATACAGATTTCTTGAAAATGAACCAAGCTGGCGTTACTCATTGTGGTATTTTCTATTGTTCACAAAGTAATAAGTCTATTGGAGAAATTATTAGAGGTCTTATTTTAATTTGGGAATTATTAGAGCCATCCGATATGTTTGGTAAAGTCGAATTTATTTGA
- a CDS encoding DUF433 domain-containing protein, giving the protein MSQLSLITEHIEITPGVCGGKPRIAKHRIKVQDIAIWHERMGMSPDEIVSNYPSISLSDVYAALAYYHDHLEEIRQQIKEDEHYAKELQAKTPSLVKQKLKNLDGRKD; this is encoded by the coding sequence ATGTCTCAGCTATCTCTAATTACAGAACACATTGAAATAACTCCTGGCGTATGTGGAGGAAAACCTCGTATTGCAAAACACAGAATTAAAGTACAAGATATTGCGATTTGGCACGAAAGGATGGGAATGTCTCCAGACGAAATTGTATCCAACTATCCTAGTATTTCTCTGTCAGATGTATATGCTGCCTTAGCTTATTATCACGACCATTTAGAAGAAATTAGACAGCAAATAAAAGAAGATGAACATTATGCCAAAGAGTTGCAAGCTAAAACTCCTTCTTTGGTAAAACAGAAGCTTAAAAATTTAGATGGTAGAAAAGATTAA
- a CDS encoding aldo/keto reductase produces MTTPQVSVGNISLPAIGIGTWSWGDRLFWDYGSDYDAADVEKAFQAAVENGATFFDTAEVYGLGESEKLIGRFLKQTDAPVQIATKYFPLPWRFNKQAVSDALTASLERLQVEQIALYQVHTPFSFFMSQSTLMEALASEVKRGRILSVGVSNYSAEQMQQAHSLLAKYEVPLAVNQVRYSLITRQIESKGILDAARQLGITILAYSPLAQGLLTGKYTPDNSQPIQGARKLDRRFSSSGLKKIEPVLTLLRQLGEKYDKTPAQVALNWLIAQGDVIPIPGAKNPKQAKDNAEAATWQLSDEDVRQLDSMTSP; encoded by the coding sequence ATGACAACACCTCAAGTTTCTGTCGGTAATATTTCTCTACCCGCTATCGGTATTGGTACTTGGTCATGGGGCGATCGCCTGTTCTGGGATTATGGCAGCGATTACGATGCAGCAGATGTCGAGAAAGCTTTTCAGGCTGCTGTAGAGAATGGTGCGACGTTTTTTGATACTGCCGAGGTTTATGGGTTAGGAGAGTCCGAAAAATTAATCGGTAGATTTTTAAAACAAACCGATGCTCCCGTCCAAATAGCGACTAAATATTTTCCTCTACCCTGGAGATTTAACAAACAAGCGGTATCCGATGCTTTGACTGCCAGTTTAGAACGCTTACAAGTAGAGCAAATTGCACTCTATCAAGTACATACGCCCTTTAGCTTTTTTATGAGTCAGTCTACACTGATGGAAGCTTTAGCTTCAGAAGTCAAACGCGGACGCATTCTTAGTGTGGGAGTTAGCAACTATTCGGCAGAACAGATGCAGCAAGCGCACTCTCTATTAGCAAAATACGAAGTGCCTCTCGCCGTCAATCAAGTTCGTTACTCGTTGATTACACGGCAAATCGAATCAAAAGGTATTCTCGATGCGGCGCGTCAATTGGGAATTACTATTTTAGCTTATAGTCCTCTAGCTCAAGGATTGCTTACAGGAAAATACACTCCAGATAATTCTCAGCCAATACAGGGAGCGAGAAAACTAGATCGCCGCTTTTCCTCATCGGGCTTAAAAAAAATCGAACCAGTATTAACTTTATTGCGTCAACTCGGAGAAAAATACGATAAAACACCCGCTCAAGTAGCTCTCAATTGGCTAATCGCTCAAGGCGATGTTATTCCCATTCCTGGTGCTAAAAACCCCAAACAAGCTAAGGATAATGCTGAAGCAGCTACCTGGCAACTCAGTGACGAAGATGTTCGTCAACTTGATTCCATGACATCTCCTTAA